From a single Drosophila sulfurigaster albostrigata strain 15112-1811.04 chromosome 3, ASM2355843v2, whole genome shotgun sequence genomic region:
- the LOC133844362 gene encoding proteasome subunit alpha type-6-like isoform X2 — protein MTGRIADSRAQVQRARYEAANFKYKFGYPMPVDILCQRIADLNQVHTQSAEMRPLGCIMVLIAHDDERGPSVYKTDPAGYYCGFRACSAGAKKIEAESYLEKWYDDTLTEDKAIQLAINCLSSVLGADIKPNNIEIGIVSERNPQFRILEEAEIENHLTKISEKD, from the exons ATGACCGGTCGCATTG CGGATTCTCGAGCACAGGTGCAAAGGGCACGTTATGAGGCCGCCAATTTCAAGTATAAATTTGGTTATCCGATGCCAGTCGATATACTTTGTCAACGTATTGCAGACCTGAATCAGGTGCATACACAGAGTGCTGAGATGCGTCCGCTGGGCTGCATTATGGTGTTAATAGCACATGACGATGAACGGGGACCGAGTGTCTATAAAACTGATCCAGCTGGCTATTATTGTGGCTTTCGGGCTTGCTCTGCGGGTGCCAAAAAGATTGAAGCCGAGAGTTATTTGGAAAAGTGGTACGACGATACTTTGACCGAGGACAAGGCTATACAATTGGCCATCAATTGCTTATCCAGCGTGTTGGGTGCGGACATTAAACCCAATAACATTGAAATTGGCATTGTGAGTGAAAGGAATCCGCAATTTCGAATACTCGAAGAGGCTGAAATCGAAAATCATCTAACTAAAATCAGTGAAAAGGATTAA
- the LOC133845592 gene encoding luciferin sulfotransferase-like yields MQYEQVTPKSYPVNLIDKDWTQRKLYFSSPAKSMPDVIHDMEVLEDDVWIVTNPKCGTTWMQELVWLLMNDCNFEAALSKDLELRSPFLEFDYLIHRDVDRALKPVQDLPSPRVIKSHLQLALLPAQIWEKKAKLIYVFRDPKDAWISGYYHGVTIGFRYGTTLEQYMNDLLKSEAAKRDPVLHAIEFYQIRNEPWVYYTSFNRMKQDLRKVIDDLCKFLNKTVTEQQMERLLKHLSFEEMKKNPTTNHHWEYAQTHHQNQGKEVHNFIRSGKVGGHKEELKPEQIDKGDQFITERLQANQVTLEQLLLIE; encoded by the exons ATGCAGTACGAGCAGGTCACGCCGAAGAGCTATCCAGTTAATTTAATAGATAAAGACTGGACTCAGCGGAAACTATATTTTAGTAGTCCTGCAAAGTCCATGCCAGATGTGATTCACGATATGGAGGTATTAGAAGATGATGTATGGATTGTAACCAATCCAAAATGCGGCACCACTTGGATGCAGGAACTTGTTTGGCTTCTGATGAATGATTGTAATTTCGAAGCAGCACTATCAAAAGATCTGGAATTACGTTCCCCATTTCTGGA ATTCGATTATTTGATACACCGTGATGTTGACAGAGCATTAAAGCCAGTTCAGGATCTGCCATCTCCTCGTGTTATAAAATCTCACCTTCAGCTGGCCTTGTTACCCGCTCAAATATGGGAAAAGAAAGCCAAATTAATCTACGTGTTTCGAGATCCCAAAGATGCTTGGATATCTGGCTATTATCACGGTGTTACAATTGGCTTTCGATATGGTACAACATTGGAGCAGTACATGAACGACTTACTAAAGTCGGAAGCCGCTAAAAGAGATCCAGTTCTTcatgcaattgaattttatcaGATACGCAATGAACCTTGGGTTTACTACACAAGTTTCAATCGAATGAAGCAAGATCTAAGGAAAGTAATCGACGATTTATGCAAGTTTCTTAACAAGACTGTGACAGAGCAGCAAATGGAACGTTTGCTAAAGCATTTATCATTCGAGGAAATGAAAA AGAATCCGACAACGAATCATCACTGGGAGTATGCTCAAACACATCACCAGAATCAAGGCAAAGAAGTCCACAA TTTCATACGCAGCGGAAAAGTTGGTGGGCATAAAGAAGAACTGAAACCTGAACAAATCGACAAA
- the LOC133845594 gene encoding sulfotransferase 1E1-like, producing the protein MEYEEVTPKSYPVNLIKKDWTQRKLYYTSPAKSMPDAVNNMEVLDDDIWIVTNPKSGTTWMQELVWLLMNDCNFETALSKDLELRSPYLEFDFMIHRNVERALKPVQELPSPRIIKSHLSLALLPAQLWQKKPKVIYVFRDPKDAWISNYYHFVNFGFQYGKTLEQYMDELLEKEAPKRDPILHAFEFYQLRNEPWVYYTSYNLMKQDLRKVIEDLCKFLNKSVTEQQMERLLKHLSFEEMKKNPTTNHRWEYAQVQHPNRGKEVHNFIRSGKIGGHKEELKPEQIEKADRFIEGRLQESQVTLEQLLVLK; encoded by the exons ATGGAATACGAAGAGGTCACGCCGAAAAGCTATCCAGTCAATCTAATTAAAAAGGACTGGACTCAGCGGAAATTATACTATACAAGTCCTGCAAAGTCCATGCCAGATGCAGTTAACAACATGGAGGTTTTAGATGATGATATTTGGATTGTCACAAATCCTAAAAGTGGCACCACTTGGATGCAGGAACTTGTTTGGCTTCTGATGAATGATTGTAATTTCGAAACAGCACTATCTAAAGATCTGGAATTACGATCGCCATATTTAGA ATTCGATTTTATGATACACCGTAATGTTGAAAGAGCTTTAAAACCAGTGCAGGAGCTGCCATCTCCTCGTATTATAAAATCTCACCTTTCACTGGCTTTGTTACCCGCTCAACTTTGGCAAAAGAAACCCAAAGTAATTTACGTGTTTCGAGATCCTAAAGATGCATGGATTTCTAACTATTATCACTTTGTTAATTTTGGCTTTCAATACGGGAAAACTTTGGAGCAATACATGGACGAATTACTAGAGAAGGAAGCTCCTAAACGAGATCCCATCCTTCATGCTTTTGAATTTTATCAGCTACGCAATGAACCTTGGGTTTACTACACAAGTTACAATCTAATGAAGCAAGATTTAAGGAAAGTTATCGaagatttatgcaaatttcttaataaatcTGTAACAGAGCAACAAATGGAACGTTTGCTTAAACATTTGTCGTTCGAAGAAATGAAGA AAAATCCAACAACAAATCATCGCTGGGAGTATGCTCAAGTACAACATCCTAACAGAGGCAAGGAAGTCCACAA CTTTATTCGTAGCGGAAAAATTGGTGGACATAAAGAAGAACTGAAACCTGAACAGATTGAGAAAGCTGATCGTTTCATAGAGGGAAGACTACAAGAAAGTCAAGTGACATTAGAACAACTtttggtattaaaataa
- the LOC133844362 gene encoding proteasome subunit alpha type-6-like isoform X1, with product MSRGTSAGFDRHITIFSPEGRLYQVEYAFHAINLENVTSVALKSGDCAVVATQKKVLGKNIVPESVTHLFSITPEIGCVMTGRIADSRAQVQRARYEAANFKYKFGYPMPVDILCQRIADLNQVHTQSAEMRPLGCIMVLIAHDDERGPSVYKTDPAGYYCGFRACSAGAKKIEAESYLEKWYDDTLTEDKAIQLAINCLSSVLGADIKPNNIEIGIVSERNPQFRILEEAEIENHLTKISEKD from the exons atgTCTCGTGGAACTTCAGCGGGTTTTGATAGACACATAACTATTTTTTCTCCCGAGGGGCGTCTCTACCAAGTTG AGTATGCTTTTCATGCAATCAACCTTGAGAACGTCACTTCAGTGGCCTTAAAAAGCGGTGATTGTGCTGTGGTCGCCACTCAAAAGAAAGTGCTGGGCAAAAATATTGTGCCCGAGTCGGTGACTCATTTGTTTAGCATTACCCCGGAAATTGGATGCGTTATGACCGGTCGCATTG CGGATTCTCGAGCACAGGTGCAAAGGGCACGTTATGAGGCCGCCAATTTCAAGTATAAATTTGGTTATCCGATGCCAGTCGATATACTTTGTCAACGTATTGCAGACCTGAATCAGGTGCATACACAGAGTGCTGAGATGCGTCCGCTGGGCTGCATTATGGTGTTAATAGCACATGACGATGAACGGGGACCGAGTGTCTATAAAACTGATCCAGCTGGCTATTATTGTGGCTTTCGGGCTTGCTCTGCGGGTGCCAAAAAGATTGAAGCCGAGAGTTATTTGGAAAAGTGGTACGACGATACTTTGACCGAGGACAAGGCTATACAATTGGCCATCAATTGCTTATCCAGCGTGTTGGGTGCGGACATTAAACCCAATAACATTGAAATTGGCATTGTGAGTGAAAGGAATCCGCAATTTCGAATACTCGAAGAGGCTGAAATCGAAAATCATCTAACTAAAATCAGTGAAAAGGATTAA
- the LOC133845593 gene encoding sulfotransferase 1E1-like, producing the protein MEYDEVTPKSYPVNLIKKDWTQRKLYFRSPAKSMPEAIHDMEVLDDDIWVITNPKSGTTWVQELVWLLMNDCNFEAALSKDLELRSPYLEFDYLMHHDVERALKPVEDLASPRIIKAHHSLGLLPAQLWQKKPKVIYVFRDPKDTWISSYYHFVNFGFQYGKTLEQYIEEVLEKEAPKRDPILHAVEFYQLRNEPWVYYTSFNQMKKDLRKVIDDLCKFLNKTVTEQQMERLLKHLSFEEMKKNPTTNHRWEYAQVQHPNRGKEVHNFIRSGKIGGHKEELKPEQIEKAYRLITERLQANEVTLEQLLLLD; encoded by the exons ATGGAATACGATGAAGTTACGCCGAAGAGCTATCCAGTCAATCTAATTAAGAAAGACTGGACTCAGCggaaattatattttcgaaGTCCAGCTAAATCTATGCCAGAAGCTATTCATGACATGGAGGTATTAGACGATGATATTTGGGTTATTACGAATCCAAAGAGTGGCACCACTTGGGTGCAGGAACTTGTTTGGCTTCTGATGAATGATTGCAACTTCGAGGCAGCACTATCCAAAGATCTGGAATTACGATCGCCATATTTAGA ATTTGACTATTTGATGCACCACGATGTAGAGAGAGCATTGAAGCCAGTAGAGGACCTCGCATCTCCTCGTATTATAAAAGCTCACCACTCTCTTGGATTGCTGCCTGCTCAACTTTGGCAAAAGAAACCCAAAGTAATCTACGTTTTTCGGGATCCTAAAGATACATGGATATCAAGCTATTATCACTTTGTTAATTTTGGCTTTCAATATGGAAAAACATTGGAACAATACATTGAGGAGGTACTGGAGAAAGAAGCTCCTAAACGAGATCCCATTCTTCATGCCGTTGAGTTTTATCAGCTACGCAATGAACCTTGGGTTTACTACACAAGTTTCAATCAAATGAAGAAAGACCTGAGAAAAGTAATCGACGATTTATGCAAGTTCCTTAATAAGACTGTGACAGAGCAGCAAATGGAACGTTTGCTTAAACATTTGTCGTTCGAGGAAATGAAGA AAAATCCAACAACAAATCATCGCTGGGAGTATGCTCAAGTACAACATCCTAACAGAGGCAAGGAAGTCCACAA TTTCATTCGCAGCGGAAAAATTGGTGGACATAAAGAAGAACTGAAACCTGAACAGATCGAGAAAGCTTATCGTCTCATAACGGAAAGACTGCAGGCAAATGAAGTTACTCTCGAACAACTATTGTTATTAGATTAG